In Romeriopsis navalis LEGE 11480, the sequence GGGCGTTTGGGCCCGAATCGAGATAAAATCGGGAGCAGAAATAATTTGGGAGCGCCAATGATTTTCGTTATTCACGACTTGCTGAGTCCAGAGGTGCTGGCGACGATCAACCAGGATTTGGCAGCGGCTGAATTTGTTGATGGTCAGTTGACGGCGGGGTGGCATGCGAAGTCCGTTAAGCAGAATCAGCAACTGTCTCCCCAAGCCCCGAGTGCCACTGGAATTCAATCAACGATCGAGATTGCTCTGCGGCACAATCGGTTGTTTCAGACTGCGGTTCGCCCCCAGCAAGTGCGCCCGGTGCTAATCAATCGCTATGATGCGGGCATGTCCTATGGGGTGCATACGGATAATGCCCTGATGCAAACTGCTTCCGGGTTGTTGCGATCAGATGTCTCAATGACGCTGTTTCTGAGTCCGCCGGAAACTTATGTTGGGGGTGAGTTGGCGATCGAAACGAGCTCAGGTGAAACCTGCTTTAAGCTAGCGGCGGGGAGTGCGATTGTTTATCCATCGAGTACCTTGCATGCGGTGCGGAAAGTGACTGAGGGGGTACGACTTGCCGCTGTGACTTGGATTCAGAGCTTGGTGCGTGATCCCGCCCATCGTGAAATTCTATTTGAACTGGATACGGTGCGGCAATCAATCTTTGAGCGGCAGGGTAAGACGACAGAATTTGACTTGATCAGTAAAAGCCTGTCTAACCTTTTGCGGGAATGGGTCGAGCTTTAGGTGTGGGTGGGTTGAGTTTTTGCGGCAAGTTCTTGATCAATTCCCGGTTGGATCGATCTTAAGCTCGCTAAGATAGATCAATACAACGCAAGTTTTATCAATTTTTGGATCAATTGCTACGTCTCCAATTTCCGTAGTCCCGCAAAATCCGAAGCACTGACCCTCCCCGCGCTAATTTCTCCACCATGCTGCTGCGAATCATTAACCAATGGACTGAAGCTCAAGCAGAACTGCGACGCATTTGCGATCGCGCCCATGATGAGCAGATCTTTAATAAAGAGGCCACCGTGCGGGAAGTTCTCCAAGCAGTGAAACGCAAGGGGGATGAAGCACTCCTTGCCTATACTCAGGAGTTTGATCAACAGTCCTTTACCGCCGATCAGTTGCGCGTCACGGGTTCGGAATTGGATGCCGCCTATCGCCAAGTACCGGATAAGTTGGTCGCGGCGATTCGCCTGGCTAAGAAGCAAATTGAAGCGTTTCACCGGATGCGCGTGCCCCAGAGCTGGGTGAATTTTGGTGATGACAATATTGTTTTAGGCAAACGCTATACGCCGGTCGATCGTGCCGGTCTCTATGTGCCCGGTGGCCGCGCCTCCTATCCCAGTACGGTGTTGATGAATGCTGTCCCGGCGAAAGTTGCCGAAGTGCCACGGGTCGCTATGGTGACACCACCAGGCCCGGATGGCAAAGTGAATCCAGTGGTGTTGGTGGCGGCCCAGGAAGCTGGTGTGGATGAAATTTATCGGGTCGGCGGTGCGCAGGCGATCGCTGCCCTTGCCTATGGCACAGAAACGGTGCCGCAGGTGGATGTGATTACGGGGCCGGGCAATATTTATGTGATGCTGGCGAAGAAGCAGGTCTACGGTACGGTGGGGATTGACTCCCTGGCCGGCCCTTCCGAGGTGCTGGTCATTGCTGATAGTCAAGCGGACCCCAATCACGTTGCGGCCGATTTGTTGGCCCAAGCGGAACATGACCCCATGGCAGCGGCAATTCTGATTACCGATGATGCGAATTTGGCCGAGAAAGTCGCGAAGTGTGTGGAAGAGCAGTTGGTTGATCACCCGCGACGGACGCTGACCGAAAAGGCGATCGCCCATTATGGCATGGCGATCGTGGTTGATTCCCTCGAAGCGGCGGCGGCGCTCTCGAACGAATTTGCCCCCGAGCACCTCGAGCTGGAAATTGCGGAACCTTGGGATTTGTTGCCAAAAATCCGGCATGCCGGGGCCATTTTCCTGGGCTATTCCACGCCAGAAGCCGTGGGTGACTATTTGGCCGGGCCGAATCATACGCTGCCGACTTCCGGTGCCGCTCGCTATGCCTCGCCCTTGTGTGTCGAGACATTCCTGAAGCATTCGAGTTTGATTGAATATTCGCCAACGGCGTTGCAAAAGATGGCGGGTGCGATCGATCTGATGACGGCGGCGGAGGGTCTGCCATCTCACGGTTATTCGGTCAAAGTGCGGACTGAAGAGCCGAGCTAGTCGATCGCGCGTGAGCGAATTGGAATTTGGTGGGCCGAGATGGGAGCTATCTGGCACGGGGCAAAATCATCCAAAATCATTAAGATATACGCTGAAACGGCTGTGGTCATGCTGTTGTGGTGCTAGGTTTGGGATGGAAATGTTACTTCTGTCGAGGGCTGCGGTCATGCTAAAAACAATCCTGTTGGCGCTTGATGCAGAACCCGCGGCGCAGCCCTTCACCGATCGACTGTTAGCGGCCTTGCAGGATTTGCACTTGGATGCGAGTGCGCGGGTAATTTTGTCCCACGTTGTATCGACGGACTCGGACCATTTGGATATTGCGGCTGATCGTCCACCCTCCGAAATTGAACGATCGCCTCATCACTGTTTGGAGCAGCAATTGCGGCATTATGGTCAAAATTTGCAGTGCTTGACGGAAGTGGAAGTTGTGATGGGCGACCCGGCCGAGGAAATTGTGCGGCTGGCCCGGATCTATCGCACCGATTTAGTCGTCGTGGGCAGTCGAGGGTTGACTGGAATGGAGAAGATTTTGCGGCGATCGGTCAGTGCCCAGGTGTCAGAAGAGGCGCCTTGTTCGGTCTTAGTGATTAAGCCTTAACCACTGGTTGCTGTCTTTGCTTGTGCCATTAGTTGACTACCTCGATTGGGATTGGTTGATCGCAGGCGCGACGATTCCAGAAGTACGCTCCGAGTCCAACGAGGAGATTGGAAATCATTGTGGCAGCAAAGATGCCGTTCGGACCGGCCAGCCGACTGCCGATATAAGCGAGGGGAATATACAACCCAAACATCCGCACCACGGTCATCACGATCGACGGTAGGGGTTTGCCCATGGCGTTAAAGGCCGCGCTAGAGACTTGAATAATACCGGCGGTGCCATAGCTAATGGGGACCAGCCAGAGATATTGGGTGGCGACTTGGATTACGGCCGAGTCTTGATTGAATAATTGTGATAATGTGCGGCCGCCGAGCCCCAGGACGATCGTCATGAGCAACCCCCAGCCAATACAAAATAAAAAACTCTGCCGCAGTCCGGTGCGGACGCGGCCCAGCTGATGTGCCCCCCAGTTTTGACCGACGAATGGTCCGATGCTCGATGCGAGCGAGATCACAGCAATCATTGCAAATGACTCAATCCGTGAAGCAATGCCAAATCCCGCCACCGCAGCGGCACCGTGCATGGCCAACAGACTGGTGACAAAGCCGATCGAAATGGGGGTAATCATGCTGGAGGCGGCAGCGGGTAAACCCACGGTTAAAATATCGCGCCAACACCACAGCGTTTCTTCCAGGTCGGGGAGCTTGGTGGAGAGCATATTTTCCTGAAATCGCAGCACGAAAATTGCGGCAACCAGGGTCAAGGCGCGGGAGATGACGGTGGCGATCGCCGCGCCCTGCAGCTCCAATCGCGGAAATCCCAAAGCCCCATTGATGAGTAAAGGGTCGAGGATAATGTTAGTGGCCGCGGCAACGGTCATGATAATGCTGGGGGTGATCATGTTACCCGCCGCGCGAATCGCACTATTGCCGACCATCGGGATAACTAAAAAAACCATGCCGAAGTACCAGATCTGCATGTAGTCCCGTACGTAGGGCATGATCGCGGGGCCAGCCCCCAAAGCTTGAAATAATGGGTCGATCGTCCCAAGCCCCACCACCACAAATAAAATCACCGCCGTCAAAGCCAGGGTCAGACTATTGGTCGTGAAGCGCTGTACCCGACTCATATCGCCTTCGCCGATCGCCCGCGCGATAATCGATGAGGCGCCGACCCCCAAACCCATGGCCAGACTTCCCAGGGTCATTACCACCGGGAAGGTAAAGCTCATGGCGGCTAATTGCGCCGTGCCCAGTTGGCCGACAAAGTAAGTATCGACCAGATTGAACGCAATCATGGAAAAGACACCCCAGATCATGGGCAGTGTGAGTTTGACCAGCATCGAACCCACGGGGCCTTCAGTTAATTTGCGTTGCATTAGTTGGGGCAGTTATACGGCTTCCTTCAGTATGCGTGCCACCGCATCCCATGACAAACTGAAGCTGCCGATGAACCGATAGACGATCGCCTCGAACGAAGTCATAGAATGGAATGATTGATGCCTTTCATACTCGGTGACGCGGCACCAATCGCGGAGTTAGGGATCGCGGCTCAAATCCATGGTGATGGCAATATGGTGATTGCAAAATCGGTCCGTCAACAAGCAATCTTGGCGACCTATCGAGAGACATTTCCTATTCGGACACCAGGGGCAATTCAACCCCACGGCGTGCTGGTGGCGATTGACCCAGCGACGTTGACCATCACGCAAGTGAGTCAAAATATCCAGTTAGTTCTGGGTTATGCGCCATTCGCACTGTTAGGCAAACCGCTCAAGATATTGCTGTCAAAGACACAGTTGCTGCAATTAACCGCTTGCCTCGATACGGATTTTGAGCATGTGAATCCGCTCAAGCTGCAGTTTCAGCTTCAGGGTAAAATGCAATATTTTGATGGCATCGTCCACCAAACGGATGCGGCCATTATTTTGGAATTAGAACCTACGGCCTCAGCCGCGACTGTGGAATTTATCAGTTTCCACCGGTTGGTGAAAGGCAGCTTGAATCGCATGCAGCAGGTGGCGGGGTTACAAAATTTTTTGACCCTAGTATCCGCCGAAATTCGTAAGCTCACGGGCTTTGATCGGGTCATGGTATATCGGTTTGACCATGATCATGCCGGCATTGTTGAGGCGGAAAGTAAAACGGACGCGTTATCGCCCTATTTGGGATTGCATTTTCCAGCGATTGATATCCCGCCCGCCGCGCGGGAATTGTTTCAAGATAGTCCACTACGTTTAATTCCGAATATCGACTATGCGCCAGTGCCGTTAATTGGGCATGATGATGAGCAGCCACCACTCGACATGAGCCGTTCCCTGTTGCGTCAGGCATCACCCTGTCACCTGGAATATCTGCGCAATATGGGGGTGGCCTCCACGATGATCATTCCCTTGATTAAAGATCAGCAGCTCTGGGGATTGATTGCCTGCCATCATCAAACTCCCAAAATGGTGTCCTATGAGATTCGCAGTGCCTGTGAATTTCTAGGTCAGGTAATGTGTTTGGAACTGAGCAGCAAGGTGAATCAAACCCAGCTGAACTATCAAGTCAAACTCCAACAGTTACAGGCCACGTTGATCGAAACCATTGTCCAGTCTGATGATCTCACTTCCGCCCTCGTCAAACCCGACGATCGTTTATTGTCTTTGGTTGGGGCACAAGGTGCCGCAGTCTGTCTCGATCAGGAGGTCACATTACTGGGGACGACACCCAATCCTGCGGAGATTCGTGAGTTATTGCTTTGGCTAACTGTCCAGGCCGAAAGTAACCTGTTTTACACGGATACCTTAGCGGAGCAGTATGCCCCGGCGGCAGCCTATCAGTCGATTGCCAGTGGTGTACTATTTTTACAAATCTCGCAGGTGCGTCACTACGCAATTCTCTGGTTTCGGCCGGAGGTCATCCAGACTGTGCAGTGGGCCGGGGAACCACAAGCAGCGATGGTGACGGACGCCACTGGAGCAATGGCTTTGAGCCCGCGCAAATCATTTGAAATCTGGCAGGAAACGGTCCATCATGCTTCTCTGCCGTGGAAAACGGAGGAAATTGCTAGTGCGCTGGAATTACGGAGTTCCCTTGTGGGAATTGTGCTGAACCGTGCCGATGAACTGGCGGAGCTGAATACCGAACTCACCCGGAGTAATCAAGAACTCGACTCCTTTGCCTACGCGGCATCCCATGATCTGCAAGAGCCATTGCGTGGCATCCATAACTATGCGACGTTTGTGCTGCAAGACTATGAAGATGCGATCGATGACGCCGGGATAGAGCGACTACAGACGATCGTCAGACTGACCCAGCGGATGGATAGCTTAATTAATGCATTGCTCCGATTTTCACGGCTCGGACAAGCGGCGCTAGAATGCAAACCGGTGGATTTGGATCGTATCCTCGACCGGGTAATTCGGTTGATGCAGGTGAATCGTTGTGACATGAATTTTGAGGTCCGGCGGCCAGCCGCGTTGGCCACAGCCCAATGTGCGCCTGTCTTAGTCGAAGAACTCTTTAGTAATCTCATCAGTAATGCGTTGAAATATAATGATCAGGCGACGAAATGGGTGGAAATTGGCATTCAACCCCCATGCGTGATCGAGGAACAGCCTGCTGCCACAATTTATTATGTGCGCGACAACGGCATTGGGATTCGGGAACGGCATCAAAACAAAATTTTTCAGCTCTTCAAGCGACTGCATGGCCAGAAAAAATATGGCGGCGGTACGGGTGCGGGTCTGACCATCGCGAAGAAAATCGTTGAACGGCATGGGGGCAAACTGTGGCTAGAAAGCACCTATGGTCAAGGCTCAACTTTTTACTTTACCCTCGGTCAATAAATTTAGTATTTTGACTTATTAGTCCCTAGAATTGACGGTGTGGTTTTCGTCTCCTTTTTAAAACTCACCGTGCTTGGACATCAGTAAATCTAACAACTTATCCACTGCTGGTTGTTGAGTGTAATGATATTGATTTGGACGTGCTGAAAACATTGATTCAGCAATTATTCGGTCAGTCATCTAAGGCTATTGCTGTAGCGATGGGGATAAAGTTTTAGATTTTATGTGTCGTGAACAGGTTTACACCGATCCGCAGCTTGCACCGTGCCCCCGTGTGATGTTGCTGGATCTAAATTTACCGTGCACTGATAGTTGCGAAGTGCTGATGTATTTGAAGCAGGATGACCAGTTGTAATCAGTCCCGATCGTGATTTTCACCACATCACAAACTCCACAAGATATTGAATTTTGTGATCGCAATGGGGCTAACGGCTATCTGATCAAACCGATGAATATGGGCCAGCTTCAGTTGACATTCAGTCCTTCGTTGGCGACTGGTCGCTCGCGAGCCATCCCCCGGATATCGCTTGTTATAGCTCCTTGTCTGGTCGTACTGAATGGAGTAATCGCGGCCGTTGGATGGAACAGAAATTCTGTAAATATTCGGCAATTTTTATAAATAGTCGGATATCTTTTGCAAAGTTACTAGTGCCGGT encodes:
- a CDS encoding universal stress protein, coding for MLKTILLALDAEPAAQPFTDRLLAALQDLHLDASARVILSHVVSTDSDHLDIAADRPPSEIERSPHHCLEQQLRHYGQNLQCLTEVEVVMGDPAEEIVRLARIYRTDLVVVGSRGLTGMEKILRRSVSAQVSEEAPCSVLVIKP
- a CDS encoding ATP-binding protein, yielding MPFILGDAAPIAELGIAAQIHGDGNMVIAKSVRQQAILATYRETFPIRTPGAIQPHGVLVAIDPATLTITQVSQNIQLVLGYAPFALLGKPLKILLSKTQLLQLTACLDTDFEHVNPLKLQFQLQGKMQYFDGIVHQTDAAIILELEPTASAATVEFISFHRLVKGSLNRMQQVAGLQNFLTLVSAEIRKLTGFDRVMVYRFDHDHAGIVEAESKTDALSPYLGLHFPAIDIPPAARELFQDSPLRLIPNIDYAPVPLIGHDDEQPPLDMSRSLLRQASPCHLEYLRNMGVASTMIIPLIKDQQLWGLIACHHQTPKMVSYEIRSACEFLGQVMCLELSSKVNQTQLNYQVKLQQLQATLIETIVQSDDLTSALVKPDDRLLSLVGAQGAAVCLDQEVTLLGTTPNPAEIRELLLWLTVQAESNLFYTDTLAEQYAPAAAYQSIASGVLFLQISQVRHYAILWFRPEVIQTVQWAGEPQAAMVTDATGAMALSPRKSFEIWQETVHHASLPWKTEEIASALELRSSLVGIVLNRADELAELNTELTRSNQELDSFAYAASHDLQEPLRGIHNYATFVLQDYEDAIDDAGIERLQTIVRLTQRMDSLINALLRFSRLGQAALECKPVDLDRILDRVIRLMQVNRCDMNFEVRRPAALATAQCAPVLVEELFSNLISNALKYNDQATKWVEIGIQPPCVIEEQPAATIYYVRDNGIGIRERHQNKIFQLFKRLHGQKKYGGGTGAGLTIAKKIVERHGGKLWLESTYGQGSTFYFTLGQ
- a CDS encoding Fe2+-dependent dioxygenase, with product MIFVIHDLLSPEVLATINQDLAAAEFVDGQLTAGWHAKSVKQNQQLSPQAPSATGIQSTIEIALRHNRLFQTAVRPQQVRPVLINRYDAGMSYGVHTDNALMQTASGLLRSDVSMTLFLSPPETYVGGELAIETSSGETCFKLAAGSAIVYPSSTLHAVRKVTEGVRLAAVTWIQSLVRDPAHREILFELDTVRQSIFERQGKTTEFDLISKSLSNLLREWVEL
- a CDS encoding MATE family efflux transporter, which produces MQRKLTEGPVGSMLVKLTLPMIWGVFSMIAFNLVDTYFVGQLGTAQLAAMSFTFPVVMTLGSLAMGLGVGASSIIARAIGEGDMSRVQRFTTNSLTLALTAVILFVVVGLGTIDPLFQALGAGPAIMPYVRDYMQIWYFGMVFLVIPMVGNSAIRAAGNMITPSIIMTVAAATNIILDPLLINGALGFPRLELQGAAIATVISRALTLVAAIFVLRFQENMLSTKLPDLEETLWCWRDILTVGLPAAASSMITPISIGFVTSLLAMHGAAAVAGFGIASRIESFAMIAVISLASSIGPFVGQNWGAHQLGRVRTGLRQSFLFCIGWGLLMTIVLGLGGRTLSQLFNQDSAVIQVATQYLWLVPISYGTAGIIQVSSAAFNAMGKPLPSIVMTVVRMFGLYIPLAYIGSRLAGPNGIFAATMISNLLVGLGAYFWNRRACDQPIPIEVVN
- the hisD gene encoding histidinol dehydrogenase, with the translated sequence MLLRIINQWTEAQAELRRICDRAHDEQIFNKEATVREVLQAVKRKGDEALLAYTQEFDQQSFTADQLRVTGSELDAAYRQVPDKLVAAIRLAKKQIEAFHRMRVPQSWVNFGDDNIVLGKRYTPVDRAGLYVPGGRASYPSTVLMNAVPAKVAEVPRVAMVTPPGPDGKVNPVVLVAAQEAGVDEIYRVGGAQAIAALAYGTETVPQVDVITGPGNIYVMLAKKQVYGTVGIDSLAGPSEVLVIADSQADPNHVAADLLAQAEHDPMAAAILITDDANLAEKVAKCVEEQLVDHPRRTLTEKAIAHYGMAIVVDSLEAAAALSNEFAPEHLELEIAEPWDLLPKIRHAGAIFLGYSTPEAVGDYLAGPNHTLPTSGAARYASPLCVETFLKHSSLIEYSPTALQKMAGAIDLMTAAEGLPSHGYSVKVRTEEPS